One segment of Cololabis saira isolate AMF1-May2022 chromosome 9, fColSai1.1, whole genome shotgun sequence DNA contains the following:
- the thbs4a gene encoding thrombospondin-4a yields the protein MTGMCVTAALLSLVLQQLVITVTAQGIVYDLLVSPDCLPDLLQGSLKNKGRDEAFILLSFRLHSKAPTSLFSVVNPADNTKYLELSVQAKLSKVTVRYQKPDGRFSTTSFNHPSLADGQEHHVMLHASGLQRGPPRLNIYVDCRLAHTLNDLPAAFGSLPPGPNKVALRTLQSSGQDKLTDLKLVIEDTIDNVATLQDCSPDPAQSLHLLGIQGGRVVQDQTTMLELKTMLSEMNELLHKQIKETNFLRNTIAECLACGLGGNPTNPATNVGPAPSPGQAVLQPQPLSYCPPGTCFRQDMCVPSQSGGFQCAPCPDGYTGDGVHCDDVNECHFNPCFPGVRCVNTAPGFRCEKCPLGYIGPEINGVGVSYAKSQKQVCEDLDECLNPPEIGGCTPNSHCYNTIGSFRCGSCQAGYSGDQVGGCHGTRLCPNGQPNPCDINGECIVERDGSISCVCGIGWAGNGYVCGKDTDIDAYPDNKLLCRDSNCKKDNCIFVPNSGQEDADRDGIGDACDDDADSDGIINIDDNCWLVPNVDQRNTDKDLHGDACDNCRTIENPSQRDTDQDGLGDECDDDMDGDGLKNILDNCQQVPNPDQRDRDNDGVGDACDSCPDMANPNQSDSDDDLVGDTCDDNIDSDGDGHQNTKDNCPTVINSSQLDTDKDGRGDECDDDDDNDGILDEDDNCRMVPNPDQKDSNQDKVGDACEGDFDKDNVIDIIDHCPENAEVTLTDFRAYQTVVLDPEGDSQIDPNWVVLNQGMEIVQTMNSDPGLAVGYTAFSGVDFEGTFHVNTVTDDDYAGFIFGYQDSSSFYVVMWKQTEQTYWQAAPFRAVAEPGIQLKVVKSKTGPGEYMRNSLWHTGNTTEQVRLLWKDPRNVGWKDKVSYRWFLQHRPQVGYIRARFYEGSKLVADTGAIIDTSMRGGRLGVFCFSQENIIWSNLKYRCNDTIPADYEDPTKADRGG from the exons ATGACGGGCATGTGTGTCACAGCAGCACTTTTGTctctggtgctgcagcagctggTGATTACTGTCACAGCTCAGGGTATTG TCTACGACCTGCTGGTGTCTCCAGACTGCCTGCCAGACTTGCTGCAAGGAAGCCTAAAGAACAAAGGGCGGGATGAAGCATTCATCCTCTTGTCCTTCAGGCTCCACAGTAAGGCTCCCACCTCTCTCTTCAGTGTTGTCAACCCAGCAGACAACACCAAGTACCTGGAGCTGAGTGTGCAAGCCAAACTGAGCAAAG TGACTGTTCGCTACCAGAAGCCTGATGGCAGATTTAGTACCACCAGCTTCAACCACCCGTCCCTGGCAGATGGACAGGAACACCATGTCATGCTACATGCCAGTGGTCTACAGCGCGGCCCACCTCGCCTCAATATCTATGTGGACTGCAGGCTGGCTCACACTTTGAACGATCTCCCAGCTGCGTTCGGGTCACTTCCACCAGGTCCCAACAAGGTGGCCCTGAGAACCCTGCAGTCAAGTGGACAG GATAAACTGACGGACTTGAAGCTGGTTATAGAGGACACCATCGACAATGTGGCCACTCTGCAGGACTGCAGTCCGGATCCAGCACAGTCTCTGCACCTGCTGG GTATCCAGGGAGGCAGGGTGGTGCAAGATCAGACCACCATGCTGGAGCTGAAGACCATGTTGTCTGAGATGAACGAGCTGCTCCACAAGCAG ATTAAGGAGACAAATTTCCTGAGGAATACCATTGCAGAATGTCTGGCCTGTG GACTTGGGGGAAATCCTACCAACCCGGCTACCAATGTAGGCCCAGCTCCAAGTCCAGGCCAGGCTGTCCTGCAGCCTCAGCCTCTGAGTTACTGCCCCCCAGGGACCTGTTTCAGGCAGGACATGTGTGTCCCGTCACAGTCCGGGGGCTTCCAGTGTGCACCTTGTCCTGATGGCTACACAGGAGACGGAGTTCACTGTGATGATGTCAATGAG TGTCATTTCAATCCATGTTTCCCTGGTGTCCGGTGTGTGAACACTGCTCCTGGTTTTCGTTGTGAGAAATGTCCGCTGGGATACATTGGACCGGAGATAAATGGAGTTGGAGTGTCTTATGCTAAATCTCAGAAACAG GTGTGTGAAGATTTGGATGAGTGTCTGAATCCACCTGAAATTGGAGGCTGTACACCCAACTCACACTGCTACAACACTATA GGATCCTTCCGCTGTGGTTCTTGTCAAGCTGGTTACTCAGGCGACCAGGTAGGAGGCTGCCATGGCACCAGGCTTTGCCCCAATGGTCAGCCCAACCCTTGTGACATCAATGGCGAGTGCATTGTGGAAAGAGACGGCAGCATTAGCTGTGTG TGTGGCATTGGCTGGGCTGGCAATGGCTACGTATGCGGGAAGGACACAGATATAGATGCATATCCTGACAATAAGCTGCTGTGCAGAGACAGCAACTGCAAGAAG GACAACTGCATATTTGTACCCAACTCTGGCCAAGAGGATGCAGATAGGGACGGGATTGGTGATGCTTGTGATGATGATGCAGACAGTGATGGCATTATTAACATAGAT GACAACTGCTGGCTGGTTCCTAATGTCGACCAGAGGAACACAGATAAGGATCTCCATGGCGATGCCTGTGATAACTGCAGGACAATTGAAAATCCCTCACAGAGGGACACAGATCAAGATGGTCTGGGagatgaatgtgatgatgaCATGGATGGGGATG GCTTGAAAAATATTCTTGACAACTGCCAGCAAGTTCCCAACCCAGACCAAAGAGACAGAGACAATGACGGTGTGGGCGACGCCTGTGACAGCTGTCCCGACATGGCCAACCCCAACCAG TCTGATTCTGATGATGACCTTGTAGGAGACACCTGTGATGACAACATAGACAG TGATGGTGATGGCCACCAAAACACCAAGGACAACTGTCCCACTGTCATCAACTCCTCACAGCTGGACACTGACAAGGATGGAAGG GGAGATGAATGTGACGATGATGACGACAATGATGGCATCCTGGATGAAGATGACAACTGCAGAATGGTTCCAAACCCAGACCAAAAGGACTCCAACC AGGACAAAGTTGGAGACGCGTGTGAAGGAGACTTTGACAAAGACAACGTGATTGACATCATCGACCACTGCCCAGAGAACGCTGAGGTCACACTGACTGACTTTAGAGCCTATCAGACCGTGGTCCTTGACCCGGAGGGAGACTCACAAATAGACCCCAACTGGGTGGTACTCAATCAG GGCATGGAGATAGTCCAGACCATGAACTCTGACCCTGGCCTGGCTGTTG GCTATACAGCCTTCAGCGGAGTTGACTTTGAGGGAACGTTCCACGTAAACACAGTGACAGATGATGACTATGCTGGCTTCATTTTCGGCTACCAGGACTCGTCCTCCTTCTACGTAGTGATGTGGAAGCAGACGGAGCAGACCTACTGGCAGGCAGCCCCCTTCAGAGCCGTCGCTGAGCCAGGAATACAACtgaag GTGGTGAAGTCTAAGACAGGTCCTGGTGAGTACATGAGGAACTCCCTCTGGCACACAGGAAACACCACGGAGCAGGTGCGTCTCCTTTGGAAAGATCCTCGGAATGTGGGTTGGAAGGACAAGGTTTCCTACCGCTGGTTTCTCCAGCACAGACCACAAGTCGGATACATCAG GGCTCGCTTTTATGAGGGCTCAAAACTGGTGGCGGACACAGGGGCGATCATTGACACCAGTATGAGAGGCGGGCGGCTGGGTGTGTTCTGCTTCTCTCAGGAAAATATCATCTGGTCCAATCTGAAGTACCGCTGCAACG ACACCATCCCTGCTGATTACGAGGATCCGACAAAAGCAGACAGGGGAGGCTGA